A DNA window from Desulfuromonas sp. contains the following coding sequences:
- a CDS encoding adenosylmethionine decarboxylase, producing MSPKKNIRNNKNRRPRKKLKLQGFNNLTKTLSFNIYDICYARRPQARKEYLEYIDEEYNSDRLTRILTEVSDIIGANILNISSQDYDPMGASVTILIAEGPLTAQSEQVLAHLDKSHLCIHTYPESDQKSGISTFRVDVDISTCGEISPLKALNHLIGSFDSDIVLMDYKVRGFTRDTRGRKHYMDHRIHSIQDFIHKKVLDRYQCVDINIYQENLFHTKMLLKDFSLDNYLFARTADDLPEEERTMIHKVLEREMIEIFYSKNIY from the coding sequence ATGAGCCCCAAAAAAAACATTCGCAACAACAAAAACCGGCGTCCCCGTAAGAAGCTAAAGCTCCAAGGTTTCAACAACCTGACCAAGACGCTCTCCTTCAATATTTACGATATCTGTTATGCCAGGCGCCCGCAAGCCCGCAAGGAGTACCTGGAGTATATCGACGAAGAGTACAATTCCGATCGCCTGACCAGGATCCTGACCGAGGTCTCCGACATTATTGGTGCCAACATCCTCAATATCTCGAGCCAGGACTACGATCCGATGGGCGCCAGCGTCACCATCCTGATCGCCGAAGGGCCCCTAACTGCGCAATCAGAACAGGTTCTGGCCCACCTCGACAAAAGCCACCTCTGCATCCATACTTACCCTGAAAGTGACCAGAAATCAGGGATATCAACATTCCGCGTCGATGTCGACATCTCAACCTGCGGCGAGATCAGTCCGCTGAAGGCGCTGAATCATTTGATCGGCTCGTTCGATTCCGATATCGTATTGATGGACTACAAGGTTCGCGGCTTTACCCGCGACACCCGCGGCCGGAAACATTACATGGACCATCGCATCCACTCGATCCAGGATTTCATCCACAAAAAGGTTCTTGACCGGTATCAGTGTGTCGATATCAATATCTATCAGGAGAATCTCTTTCACACCAAGATGTTGCTGAAGGATTTCAGTCTCGACAATTACCTGTTTGCCAGAACAGCCGATGACCTCCCGGAAGAGGAACGGACGATGATTCATAAGGTTCTCGAACGCGAGATGATCGAGATTTTTTATTCGAAAAACATTTACTGA